The Dermacentor albipictus isolate Rhodes 1998 colony chromosome 2, USDA_Dalb.pri_finalv2, whole genome shotgun sequence genome has a segment encoding these proteins:
- the LOC135899866 gene encoding uncharacterized protein has protein sequence MTTSPRGQSRSDSGGSAGPGSRRTHFRESIQLPQGTPRDMYDSLLSDGNKRETSKSKPSIAFSAPHDNMDSPFSSLEDFRDFMYSYYTEGQSMIAHMRDRVPRDLPEVAQLLEASFKRYVMMKLGLDCYFSTVVNYSAERISKEDLRYWPNHILKNMDENMSWIMELIRRRPSLSEFYNDTVEQLKMLLYQMRSATQLYDWQSF, from the exons ATGACGACCAGCCCCCGCGGCCAGAGCCGCAGCGACAGTGGAGGCAGCGCGGGTCCCGGCAGCCGCCGCACCCACTTCCGAGAGTCCATACAGCTTCCCCAG GGCACCCCGCGTGACATGTACGACAGCCTGCTGAGCGACGGGAACAAGCGGGAGACGTCCAAGAGCAAGCCGTCCATCGCGTTCAGTGCGCCCCACGACAACATGGACTCTCCCTTCAGCTCGCTCGAAGATTTCCGGGACTTCATGTACAGCTACTACACCGAGGGCCAGTCCATGATCGCGCACATGCGAGACCGCGTGCCCCGGGACCTGCCCGAGGTGGCGCAGCTACTCGAGGCGTCCTTCAAGAG GTACGTGATGATGAAACTCGGGCTGGACTGCTACTTCTCGACGGTGGTCAACTACAGCGCGGAGCGCATCTCCAAGGAGGACCTGCGCTACTGGCCCAACCACATCCTCAAGAACATGGACGAGAACATGAGCTGGATCATGGAGCTGATCCGGCGCCGGCCCAGCCTGTCCGAGTTCTACAACGACACCGTGGAGCAGCTCAAGATGCTGCTCTACCAGATGCGATCGGCCACCCAGCTGTACGACTGGCAGTCCTTCTAG